Proteins found in one Acinetobacter sp. XH1741 genomic segment:
- a CDS encoding acyl-CoA desaturase: MALEFSTVSKSAHLTPEQTEEFGRRVEQIRQDVMQTLGEQDAKYIYKVRNFVRYTEIASRGMLMFGGWIPPVWLIGTGLLGISKIVENMELGHNVMHGQFDWLNEPSLNGNTYDWDTIASGDDWRETHNYVHHTYTNIVGKDHDVGYGLLRVSDQQKWEPRHLFNIPLGLQLMFFFEWYVGVQNLHLEDALVYKTKSWKQVWKDSTKVRKKATRQVLKDYVFFPVISGPMFLPVFAGNVVANIIRNLWSSAVIFNGHFTEDAETFEPDNTDTETKAEWYLRQIRGSSNFSGTEWLHFMSGNLSHQIEHHLFPDMPANRYKEVAPKIKALCAEYGINYNEANFMRQFWSVWVRLAKCSLPNHTTGKVMHTLEKLKAKFKFA; encoded by the coding sequence ATGGCATTAGAATTTTCTACTGTTTCTAAATCTGCTCATTTAACACCGGAACAGACAGAGGAGTTTGGCCGCCGTGTTGAGCAGATTCGTCAAGATGTTATGCAAACTCTTGGTGAGCAAGATGCAAAATATATCTACAAAGTACGTAATTTTGTTCGCTACACCGAAATTGCATCACGTGGCATGTTGATGTTTGGTGGTTGGATTCCACCTGTATGGCTAATAGGTACAGGTTTATTAGGTATCTCTAAAATTGTAGAAAACATGGAGCTTGGCCATAATGTTATGCATGGTCAGTTTGACTGGTTAAATGAACCAAGCCTGAACGGCAATACTTACGATTGGGATACTATTGCCTCTGGTGATGACTGGCGTGAAACACATAACTACGTACATCACACCTATACCAATATTGTGGGTAAAGACCATGATGTCGGTTATGGTCTTTTGCGAGTAAGTGACCAACAAAAGTGGGAGCCTCGCCACCTGTTTAATATTCCACTCGGTCTACAGTTAATGTTTTTCTTTGAGTGGTATGTAGGTGTACAAAATTTACATCTTGAAGATGCATTAGTTTATAAAACTAAGAGCTGGAAACAGGTTTGGAAAGATTCGACTAAAGTCCGTAAAAAAGCAACACGCCAAGTTTTAAAAGACTATGTGTTTTTCCCTGTGATTTCTGGCCCTATGTTTTTACCAGTTTTTGCAGGAAATGTAGTTGCCAACATTATTCGTAACTTATGGTCATCTGCCGTGATTTTTAATGGTCACTTTACTGAAGATGCAGAAACTTTTGAGCCTGATAATACCGACACTGAAACCAAGGCGGAGTGGTATTTACGCCAGATTCGTGGTTCAAGTAATTTTAGTGGTACAGAATGGTTGCACTTTATGAGTGGTAACTTAAGCCATCAGATTGAGCACCATTTGTTTCCGGACATGCCAGCTAACCGTTATAAAGAAGTTGCACCAAAGATTAAAGCACTCTGTGCAGAATATGGCATTAACTACAATGAAGCGAACTTTATGCGTCAGTTCTGGAGTGTATGGGTACGTTTGGCGAAATGTTCACTGCCAAACCATACCACTGGAAAAGTGATGCACACATTGGAAAAGTTAAAAGCAAAATTCAAATTTGCATAA
- the rph gene encoding ribonuclease PH, which translates to MRIDQRALDQLREVKITRNYTRYAEGSVLVEFGHTKVLCTASIDNSVPRFLKGQGQGWVTAEYGMLPRSTHSRCDREAARGKQTGRTQEIQRLIGRSLRAMVDLKKLGENTITIDCDVIQADGGTRTASITGAAVALVDAMNVLLAQKKIKHDPLKGLVAAISVGIYQDEVLLDLCYEEDSNCQTDLNVVMTQAGEFIEIQGTAEDKPFTRVQSNAMLEMAEKGIAELIKKQQEALGW; encoded by the coding sequence ATGCGTATTGACCAACGTGCATTAGACCAATTACGTGAAGTGAAAATTACACGAAACTACACCCGTTATGCTGAAGGTTCTGTGCTGGTCGAATTTGGTCACACCAAAGTCCTTTGTACTGCAAGCATTGATAACTCAGTGCCACGCTTTTTAAAAGGCCAAGGCCAAGGCTGGGTAACAGCAGAATATGGTATGTTGCCGCGTTCAACACACTCACGTTGTGACCGTGAAGCTGCTCGTGGTAAACAAACTGGCCGTACTCAAGAAATCCAACGCCTCATTGGTCGTAGCTTACGTGCTATGGTTGATTTGAAAAAGCTTGGTGAAAACACGATTACGATCGACTGCGACGTTATTCAGGCTGATGGTGGTACACGTACTGCTTCAATCACTGGTGCTGCTGTAGCGTTGGTTGATGCCATGAATGTTCTACTTGCTCAGAAGAAAATTAAGCATGATCCGCTTAAAGGATTAGTTGCTGCAATTTCTGTAGGTATCTATCAAGACGAAGTACTTCTTGATCTTTGCTATGAAGAAGATTCGAACTGTCAAACTGACTTAAACGTAGTGATGACACAAGCGGGTGAGTTTATTGAAATTCAAGGTACAGCCGAAGATAAACCGTTTACCCGCGTACAAAGTAATGCCATGTTAGAAATGGCAGAAAAGGGCATTGCCGAGCTGATTAAAAAGCAACAAGAAGCTTTAGGCTGGTAA